A genomic stretch from Procambarus clarkii isolate CNS0578487 chromosome 14, FALCON_Pclarkii_2.0, whole genome shotgun sequence includes:
- the LOC138364631 gene encoding peptidyl-prolyl cis-trans isomerase-like yields MREPVKSLVEAGRVVAVKSLVEAGRVVAVKSLVEAGRVVAVQEDQDGRRSARITLQDGQLYLHPLLRQPTPAHAHTLQESDVVGVLDPSCTLAFLDLGWAGSTRGRVTIRLTPDTPLARQFVLLCTGQRGHTFRNTKLLEVLDKGQPGERVVGGDYESNDGKGGASLLPDLQGQYRQSGQAGAVWCGYWWLGGPTSAQFAIATRDRQDGHQWSCVFGDVVSGLDVVRAAVNHSDITEVTVVDCGVVLPL; encoded by the exons atgagggagcccgtcaagagcctggtggaggctggccgggtggtggccgtcaagagcctggtggaggctggccgggtggtggccgtcaagagcctggtggaggctggccgggtggtggccgtccaggaagaccaagatggccgccgctccgccaggataactctacaagacggacagctgtacctccacccactcctgcgtcagcccacgcccgcccacgcccacaccctccag GAGAGTGatgttgtgggcgtgctggacccctcctgcaccctggcgttccttgacctcgggtgggcggggtcaacaagagggcgggtcaccatccggctgacccctgacactccgctggccagacagtttgtgttgttgtgtacgggccagcggggccacaccttccgcaacactaaactgttggaGGTGTTGGACAAGGGTCAGCCGGGTGAGCGTGTggtgggcggagactacgagagtaatgatggtaagGGAGGAGCCTCACTGttgcctgacctccaggggcagtaccggcAGTCAGGCCAGGCAGGAGCTGTGTGGTGCGggtactggtggctggggggtcCCACGAGTGCCCAGTTCGCCATCGccaccagggaccgccaggaTGGTCACCAGTGGTCAtgtgtcttcggtgatgtggtgagcggcctggatgtggtgagggcagcagtcaaccacagtgacattacggaggtgactgtggtagactgtggtgttgtgctgccactctag